A part of Dasypus novemcinctus isolate mDasNov1 chromosome 5, mDasNov1.1.hap2, whole genome shotgun sequence genomic DNA contains:
- the ARHGAP21 gene encoding rho GTPase-activating protein 21 isoform X6 encodes MAQLRILDCMVNHNWSLLCNLYCAWSGQVSKNKDGKEQSETVSPSEDETFSWPGPKTVMLKRTSQGFGFTLRHFIVYPPESAIQFSYKDEENGNRGGKQRNRLEPMDTIFVKQVKEGGPAFEAGLCTGDRIIKVNGESVIGKTYSQVIALIQNSDTTLELSVMPKDEDILQVAYSQDAYLKGNEAYSGNAHDIPEPPPVCYPWLASAPPATAQPREASPADSSSSRPPGSAPVLTQPGRAYRMEIQVPPSPADVAKANTAVCVCNESVRTVLVPSEKVVDLSSRNNHAGPAHRTEEVRYGGAEQAFKPAARTTSPPSSVPAAHLVHPPAGSRSLEPSRILLKSGNYGGRSEGISGSRSQAVDSPSVSVNHYSPNSHQHIDWKNYKTYKEYIDNRRLHMGCRTIQERLDSLRAASQSAAEYGPVAPSRPAQQVRRRSASHDRAPPAVQPRQRSVSQERLEDPVLMKYCPRSASQGALTSPPVGVGTHRTRSWDYIEGQGESSEGVTSKSHVPDSNGDRRQTYKWSGFTEQDDRRGIHDRPRQPEVHAAFRGSHLAVAAAVVSSDARRAGGRGAGPASQFKKIPPDLQPPQASRHCQSAGGVPPPAGGPQERAALAKAPPSSPRAPPACGAKPAFLQDAFLSVKDQRPGHPLQQNSLLRQPPRFRTESAPEPPAEAARSPPRPVPRPGGSSASADSASPASPRRQELSPQEAEAEQADVSDSREAVVLREKPPSGRAAPQPLRHQSYILAVNDPEPAPAATCWLPNDARREVHIRRLEERKAAGAGPPGDSLAAIPFIDEPTSPSIDRDIAHISASAVISASSSQVPSGATAPPSLTTSAPLIRRQLSHNHESVGPPGLDAQLSAKTERSKSYDEGLDDYREDAKLSFKHVSSLKGIKLTDSQKSSEGSGSRKGSSSEVFSDAAKEGWLHFRPLVTDKGKRVGGSIRPWKQMYVVLRGHSLYLYKDKREQTPPSEEEQPISVNACLIDISYSETKRKHVFRLTTPDCECLFQAEDRDDMLAWIKTIQESSNLNEEDTGVTNRDLISRRIKEYNSLMSKAEQLSRTPRQSLSIRQTLLGTKAEPKTQSPHSPKEESERKLLSKDDTSPPKDKGTWRKGIPSLVRKTFEKKPAATGTFGVRLDDCPPAHTNRYIPLIVDICCKLVEERGLEYTGIYRVPGNNAAISSMQEELNKGMADIDTQDDKWRDLNVISSLLKSFFRKLPEPLFTNDKYADFIEANRKEDPLERLKTLKRLIHDLPEHHYETLKFLSAHLKTVAENSEKNKMEPRNLAIVFGPTLVRTSEDNMTHMVTHMPDQYKIVETLIQHHDWFFTEEGAEEPLTTVQEESTVDSQPVPNIDHLLTNIGRTGSSPGEVSDSATSDSTKSKGSWGSGKDQYSRELLVSSIFAAASRKRKKTKDKAQPSSSEDELDNVFFKKDSGEQDHSRVKEESKRESEASGRKQRLIVVKEHGTQQHPSEARDKGKGSLGKESPPSGAPSPPHCSEASKSPPPCGRPPELNEGPRLPAARKTSPSEETASDCGSLRSASSLASLARFSTKKSTSPEPTHGELSATIGTVASDCAAPSSTAYLAGLEASRRSPEVQSVAESKGDEADDERSELVSEGRPVETDSENEFPVFPTALTSERLFRGKPPEATKTSRRNSEGSEVSCSEGSLTPSLDSRRQPFSSHKLIECDTLSRRKSSRFKSDSGGLGEAKAERETPSLAKVFDVMKKGKSTGSLLAARGELDRQEPTWKMKLADRLKLRPRAPADDMFGIGSQKPAVETAKRKSIKRRHTLGGHRDAADMSVLTFWKVHEQAGEREAELSAVSRLKPKCCAQDLSISDWLARERLRCGPSDPHRGETRDPRAEGTGSSEGAGADAALPFPPGALASSSRPLLSVPPPSPDQINGESFQDTSHNASAAGGARPHQLPETPDKKAQLHPCL; translated from the exons GCCTATTCTCAAGATGCCTACCTGAAAGGCAACGAGGCCTACAGCGGCAACGCGCACGACATCCCTGAGCCTCCGCCAGTTTGCTACCCCTGGCTGGCCTCTGCCCCCCCGGCCACGGCCCAGCCCAGAGAAGCGTCCCCTGCAGACTCCTCCTCGAGCAGGCCGCCAGGCAGCGCGCCAGTGCTGACCCAGCCCGGCAGGGCCTACAGAATGGAAATACAAGTGCCTCCATCCCCGGCAGACGTCGCAAAGGCAAACACAGCCGTGTGCGTTTGCAACGAGAGCGTCAGGACCGTCCTTGTGCCTTCCGAGAAGGTGGTAGACTTGTCCAGTCGGAACAACCACGCGGGCCCTGCACACAGAACTGAAGAGGTGAGGTATGGCGGGGCCGAGCAGGCCTTCAAACCCGCGGCGAGAACCACGTCGCCGCCGTCCTCCGTTCCCGCCGCCCACCTCGTTCATCCCCCCGCGGGCTCCAGGTCCTTGGAGCCGTCCAGGATTTTACTCAAATCTGGAAATTACGGTGGACGTTCCGAAGGAATCTCGGGCAGCAGATCTCAGGCTGTGGATTCTCCTTCCGTGTCTGTTAATCACTATTCCCCCAACTCCCATCAGCACATAGACTGGAAAAACTATAAAACGTACAAAGAGTACATCGATAACCGACGATTGCACATGGGTTGCCGGACCATTCAAGAAAGACTGGACAGCTTACGAGCAGCGTCGCAGAGCGCCGCGGAGTACGGCCCGGTGGCCCCGAGCCGCCCGGCCCAGCAGGTGCGGCGGCGGAGCGCCTCTCACGACCGGGCGCCGCCGGCGGTGCAGCCCCGGCAGCGCAGCGTGTCCCAGGAGAGGCTGGAGGACCCGGTGCTGATGAAGTACTGCCCCCGCAGCGCGTCTCAGGGCGCGCTGACCTCGCCGCCCGTGGGCGTGGGCACTCACCGGACTCGCTCGTGGGACTATATCGAGGGACAGGGCGAATCCTCAGAAGGCGTCACTTCCAAAAGCCACGTGCCCGATTCCAACGGGGATCGCAGGCAGACCTACAAGTGGAGCGGCTTCACCGAGCAGGACGACAGGCGCGGCATTCACGACAGGCCCCGGCAGCCGGAAGTCCACGCTGCCTTCCGCGGCTCGCATCTCGCCGTGGCCGCGGCCGTGGTCAGTTCTGATGCCAggcgggcgggcgggaggggaGCGGGACCCGCGTCGCAGTTTAAAAAGATCCCACCCGACCTCCAGCCGCCGCAGGCCAGCAGACACTGTCAGAGCGCGGGTGGCGTGCCCCCGCCCGCAGGCGGCCCCCAGGAAAGAGCCGCTCTCGCCAAAGCCCCGCCGAGCTCCCCGAGAGCGCCTCCCGCGTGCGGCGCCAAACCCGCCTTTCTCCAGGACGCGTTCCTTTCCGTCAAAGACCAAAGACCAGGCCACCCCCTGCAGCAGAACAGCCTCTTGAGGCAGCCGCCGCGGTTCCGGACAGAGAGCGCCCCCGAGCCCCCGGCGGAGGCCGCGCGCTCCCCCCCGCGCCCCGTCCCCCGGCCGGGCGGGAGCTCCGCCTCTGCCGATTCAGCGTCACCTGCCAGCCCGCGGCGCCAGGAGCTGAGTCCCCAAGAGGCCGAGGCCGAGCAGGCAGATGTGTCCGACAGCAGGGAAGCCGTGGTGCTGAGGGAGAAGCCCCCGTCGGGCCGCGCGGCGCCGCAGCCCCTCAGGCACCAGTCCTACATCCTGGCGGTGAACGACCCCGAGCCCGCGCCGGCCGCCACCTGCTGGCTGCCCAACGACGCGCGCCGCGAGGTGCACATCaggaggctggaggagaggaaggCCGCGGGCGCGGGGCCCCCCGGCGACTCGCTGGCCGCCATCCCCTTCATAG ATGAGCCAACTAGCCCTAGCATTGATCGTGACATCGCACACATCTCTGCTTCTGCCGTAatctcagcctcttcctctcaagTGCCCTCTGGGGCCACAGCTCCTCCCAGCCTCACCACCTCCGCCCCGTTAATCCGGCGTCAGCTCTCACACAACCATG AATCCGTGGGGCCTCCCGGCCTGGACGCCCAGCTCAGCGCAAAGACAGAAAGATCAAAATCGTATGACGAGGGGTTGGACGATTACAGAGAAGACGCAAAATT GTCCTTTAAGCATGTATCTAGCCTGAAGGGAATCAAG CTCACAGACAGCCAGAAGTCGTCAGAAGGCTCGGGGTCCAGAAAGGGCTCCTCGTCCGAGGTGTTCAGCGATGCTGCCAAGGAAGGATGGCTCCATTTCCGACCACTGGTCACGGACAAGGGCAAG CGAGTCGGGGGTAGCATCCGGCCGTGGAAGCAGATGTACGTTGTCCTTCGGGGCCACTCGCTTTACCTGTACAAGGATAAGAGAGAACAGACGCCTCCATCTGAAGAAGAGCAGCCCATCAGCGTCAACGCGTGCCTGATAGACATCTCGTACAGCGAGACCAAAAGGAAGCACGTGTTCCGGCTCACCACACCCGACTGTGAGTGCCTGTTTCAAGCCGAAGACAGAGACGATATGTTGGCGTGGATCAAGACCATTCAGGAGAGCAGCAACCTAAACGAAGAG GACACGGGAGTGACCAACAGGGATCTCATCAGTCGAAGAATCAAAGAATACAACAGTCTGATGAG CAAAGCAGAACAGTTGTCAAGAACACCTAGGCAGAGCCTCAGCATCCGGCAGACACTGCTCGGGACTAAGGCGGAGCCGAAGACTCAGAGTCCGCACTCCCCCAAGGAAGAGTCGGAAAGGAAGCTCCTGAGTAAAG ACGACACCAGTCCCCCAAAGGACAAAGGCACGTGGCGAAAAGGCATCCCCAGCCTCGTGAGGAAGACGTTCGAGAAGAAGCCTGCGGCCACGGGCACGTTCGGTGTGAGGCTGGACGACTGCCCGCCAGCCCACACGAATCGG TATATTCCATTAATAGTTGACATATGTTGCAAATTAGTTGAAGAAAGAGGTCTTGAATATACAGGTATTTATAGAGTCCCTGGAAATAACGCCGCCATCTCAAGCATGCAGGAGGAACTCAACAAGGGAATGGCCGATATTGATACACAAGATGAT AAATGGCGAGACTTGAATGTCATAAGCAGTTTACTAAAATCCTTCTTCAGAAAACTGCCTGAACCTCTCTTCACAAATG ATAAATATGCCGACTTCATTGAAGCCAATCGTAAGGAAGACCCTCTGGAGCGcctgaaaacattaaaaagactA ATTCATGATTTGCCTGAACATCATTATGAAACACTTAAGTTTCTTTCGGCTCATCTAAAGACAGTGgcagaaaactcagaaaaaaataag ATGGAACCAAGAAATCTAGCAATCGTGTTTGGTCCGACCCTGGTGAGGACATCCGAAGATAACATGACCCACATGGTCACCCACATGCCTGACCAGTACAAAATTGTGGAGACACTCATCCAGCAC catGACTGGTTTTTCACAGAAGAAGGTGCCGAAGAGCCTCTT ACCACGGTCCAGGAGGAAAGCACAGTAGACTCCCAGCCAGTGCCCAACATAGATCATTTACTCACTAACATTGGAAGGACAGGATCGTCCCCTGGAGAAGTATCAG ATTCAGCTACTAGCGACTCAACAAAATCTAAG GGTTCTTGGGGATCCGGGAAGGACCAGTATAGCAGGGAGTTGCTTGTCTCCTCCATCTTTGCAGCCGCTAGTCGtaagaggaaaaagacaaaagacaaagcGCAGCCCAGCAGCTCAGAGGACGAACTGGACAATGTATTTTTCAAGAAAGACAGCGGGGAGCAAGATCACAGCCGCGTTAAAGAAGAGTCCAAGAGAGAGAGCGAGGCGTCGGGCCGGAAGCAGAGGCTCATCGTGGTGAAAGAGCACGGCACTCAGCAGCACCCCAGCGAGGCCAGAGACAAAGGGAAGGGGTCCCTCGGGAAAGAGAGCCCGCCGTCCGGAGCGCCCTCGCCCCCGCACTGCTCAGAAGCCAGCAAGTCGCCGCCTCCCTGCGGCCGCCCGCCCGAACTGAACGAGGGCCCCCGGCTGCCCGCGGCCAGGAAGACCTCGCCCTCCGAGGAGACGGCGTCGGACTGCGGCTCTCTGCGCAGCGCCTCCTCCCTGGCTTCCCTGGCCCGGTTTTCCACCAAGAAGTCAACCAGTCCAGAACCGACACACGGCGAGCTCTCGGCCACCATCGGCACCGTGGCCTCGGACTGCGCAGCGCCGTCGTCCACGGCCTACCTGGCCGGGCTCGAGGCCAGTCGGCGCAGCCCCGAGGTGCAGTCGGTGGCAGAGAGCAAGGGGGACGAAGCGGACGACGAGCGGAGCGAGCTGGTCAGTGAGGGGCGGCCGGTGGAGACCGACAGCGAGAACGAGTTCCCTGTGTTTCCCACAGCTCTGACCTCCGAGAGGCTCTTCCGAGGGaaacccccagaagccaccaagACCAGCCGGAGGAATTCCGAAGGCAGCGAGGTCAGCTGCTCCGAGGGGAGCCTAACGCCAAGCTTGGACAGCCGGAGACAGCCCTTCAGCTCACACAAGCTGATCGAGTGTGACACGCTGTCCAGGAGGAAGTCTTCCAGGTTCAAGTCGGACAGCGGCGGCCTGGGCGAGGCCAAGGCTGAGAGAGAAACGCCTTCCTTGGCGAAAGTGTTCGACGTCATGAAGAAAGGGAAGTCCACCGGGAGCCTGCTCGCCGCCAGGGGTGAACTGGACAGACAGGAGCCCACCTGGAAAATGAAACTAGCGGATCGCTTAAAGCTGCGGCCCAGGGCCCCCGCGGACGATATGTTTGGGATAGGAAGCCAGAAGCCTGCCGTCGAGACCGCCAAGAGGAAAAGCATCAAACGGAGACACACGCTCGGGGGGCACAGGGACGCTGCCGACATGAGCGTCCTGACTTTCTGGAAGGTGCACGagcaggccggggagagggaggCGGAGCTCTCCGCTGTGAGCCGGCTGAAGCCCAAGTGCTGCGCCCAGGACCTGTCCATCTCGGACTGGCTGGCGAGGGAGCGCCTCCGCTGCGGCCCCAGCGACCCCCACAGAGGAGAGACCAGAGACCCCCGGGCCGAGGGCACTGGCTCGTCGGAAGGAGCGGGGGCAGACGCCGCTCTGCCCTTCCCGCCCGGCGCCCTGGCTTCCTCGAGCAGACCCCTCCTCTCCGTGCCACCGCCGTCACCGGACCAGATAAATGGAGAAAGCTTCCAGGACACGAGCCACAATGCCAGTGCTGCAGGCGGTGCCCGACCTCATCAGCTGCCCGAAACCCCAGACAAGAAAGCACAGTTGCATCCCTGCCTTTAA
- the ARHGAP21 gene encoding rho GTPase-activating protein 21 isoform X5 — protein MAQLRILDCMVNHNWSLLCNLYCAWSGQVSKNKDGKEQSETVSPSEDETFSWPGPKTVMLKRTSQGFGFTLRHFIVYPPESAIQFSYKDEENGNRGGKQRNRLEPMDTIFVKQVKEGGPAFEAGLCTGDRIIKVNGESVIGKTYSQVIALIQNSDTTLELSVMPKDEDILQVAYSQDAYLKGNEAYSGNAHDIPEPPPVCYPWLASAPPATAQPREASPADSSSSRPPGSAPVLTQPGRAYRMEIQVPPSPADVAKANTAVCVCNESVRTVLVPSEKVVDLSSRNNHAGPAHRTEEVRYGGAEQAFKPAARTTSPPSSVPAAHLVHPPAGSRSLEPSRILLKSGNYGGRSEGISGSRSQAVDSPSVSVNHYSPNSHQHIDWKNYKTYKEYIDNRRLHMGCRTIQERLDSLRAASQSAAEYGPVAPSRPAQQVRRRSASHDRAPPAVQPRQRSVSQERLEDPVLMKYCPRSASQGALTSPPVGVGTHRTRSWDYIEGQGESSEGVTSKSHVPDSNGDRRQTYKWSGFTEQDDRRGIHDRPRQPEVHAAFRGSHLAVAAAVVSSDARRAGGRGAGPASQFKKIPPDLQPPQASRHCQSAGGVPPPAGGPQERAALAKAPPSSPRAPPACGAKPAFLQDAFLSVKDQRPGHPLQQNSLLRQPPRFRTESAPEPPAEAARSPPRPVPRPGGSSASADSASPASPRRQELSPQEAEAEQADVSDSREAVVLREKPPSGRAAPQPLRHQSYILAVNDPEPAPAATCWLPNDARREVHIRRLEERKAAGAGPPGDSLAAIPFIDEPTSPSIDRDIAHISASAVISASSSQVPSGATAPPSLTTSAPLIRRQLSHNHESVGPPGLDAQLSAKTERSKSYDEGLDDYREDAKLSFKHVSSLKGIKLTDSQKSSEGSGSRKGSSSEVFSDAAKEGWLHFRPLVTDKGKRVGGSIRPWKQMYVVLRGHSLYLYKDKREQTPPSEEEQPISVNACLIDISYSETKRKHVFRLTTPDCECLFQAEDRDDMLAWIKTIQESSNLNEEDTGVTNRDLISRRIKEYNSLMSSKAEQLSRTPRQSLSIRQTLLGTKAEPKTQSPHSPKEESERKLLSKDDTSPPKDKGTWRKGIPSLVRKTFEKKPAATGTFGVRLDDCPPAHTNRYIPLIVDICCKLVEERGLEYTGIYRVPGNNAAISSMQEELNKGMADIDTQDDKWRDLNVISSLLKSFFRKLPEPLFTNDKYADFIEANRKEDPLERLKTLKRLIHDLPEHHYETLKFLSAHLKTVAENSEKNKMEPRNLAIVFGPTLVRTSEDNMTHMVTHMPDQYKIVETLIQHHDWFFTEEGAEEPLTTVQEESTVDSQPVPNIDHLLTNIGRTGSSPGEVSDSATSDSTKSKGSWGSGKDQYSRELLVSSIFAAASRKRKKTKDKAQPSSSEDELDNVFFKKDSGEQDHSRVKEESKRESEASGRKQRLIVVKEHGTQQHPSEARDKGKGSLGKESPPSGAPSPPHCSEASKSPPPCGRPPELNEGPRLPAARKTSPSEETASDCGSLRSASSLASLARFSTKKSTSPEPTHGELSATIGTVASDCAAPSSTAYLAGLEASRRSPEVQSVAESKGDEADDERSELVSEGRPVETDSENEFPVFPTALTSERLFRGKPPEATKTSRRNSEGSEVSCSEGSLTPSLDSRRQPFSSHKLIECDTLSRRKSSRFKSDSGGLGEAKAERETPSLAKVFDVMKKGKSTGSLLAARGELDRQEPTWKMKLADRLKLRPRAPADDMFGIGSQKPAVETAKRKSIKRRHTLGGHRDAADMSVLTFWKVHEQAGEREAELSAVSRLKPKCCAQDLSISDWLARERLRCGPSDPHRGETRDPRAEGTGSSEGAGADAALPFPPGALASSSRPLLSVPPPSPDQINGESFQDTSHNASAAGGARPHQLPETPDKKAQLHPCL, from the exons GCCTATTCTCAAGATGCCTACCTGAAAGGCAACGAGGCCTACAGCGGCAACGCGCACGACATCCCTGAGCCTCCGCCAGTTTGCTACCCCTGGCTGGCCTCTGCCCCCCCGGCCACGGCCCAGCCCAGAGAAGCGTCCCCTGCAGACTCCTCCTCGAGCAGGCCGCCAGGCAGCGCGCCAGTGCTGACCCAGCCCGGCAGGGCCTACAGAATGGAAATACAAGTGCCTCCATCCCCGGCAGACGTCGCAAAGGCAAACACAGCCGTGTGCGTTTGCAACGAGAGCGTCAGGACCGTCCTTGTGCCTTCCGAGAAGGTGGTAGACTTGTCCAGTCGGAACAACCACGCGGGCCCTGCACACAGAACTGAAGAGGTGAGGTATGGCGGGGCCGAGCAGGCCTTCAAACCCGCGGCGAGAACCACGTCGCCGCCGTCCTCCGTTCCCGCCGCCCACCTCGTTCATCCCCCCGCGGGCTCCAGGTCCTTGGAGCCGTCCAGGATTTTACTCAAATCTGGAAATTACGGTGGACGTTCCGAAGGAATCTCGGGCAGCAGATCTCAGGCTGTGGATTCTCCTTCCGTGTCTGTTAATCACTATTCCCCCAACTCCCATCAGCACATAGACTGGAAAAACTATAAAACGTACAAAGAGTACATCGATAACCGACGATTGCACATGGGTTGCCGGACCATTCAAGAAAGACTGGACAGCTTACGAGCAGCGTCGCAGAGCGCCGCGGAGTACGGCCCGGTGGCCCCGAGCCGCCCGGCCCAGCAGGTGCGGCGGCGGAGCGCCTCTCACGACCGGGCGCCGCCGGCGGTGCAGCCCCGGCAGCGCAGCGTGTCCCAGGAGAGGCTGGAGGACCCGGTGCTGATGAAGTACTGCCCCCGCAGCGCGTCTCAGGGCGCGCTGACCTCGCCGCCCGTGGGCGTGGGCACTCACCGGACTCGCTCGTGGGACTATATCGAGGGACAGGGCGAATCCTCAGAAGGCGTCACTTCCAAAAGCCACGTGCCCGATTCCAACGGGGATCGCAGGCAGACCTACAAGTGGAGCGGCTTCACCGAGCAGGACGACAGGCGCGGCATTCACGACAGGCCCCGGCAGCCGGAAGTCCACGCTGCCTTCCGCGGCTCGCATCTCGCCGTGGCCGCGGCCGTGGTCAGTTCTGATGCCAggcgggcgggcgggaggggaGCGGGACCCGCGTCGCAGTTTAAAAAGATCCCACCCGACCTCCAGCCGCCGCAGGCCAGCAGACACTGTCAGAGCGCGGGTGGCGTGCCCCCGCCCGCAGGCGGCCCCCAGGAAAGAGCCGCTCTCGCCAAAGCCCCGCCGAGCTCCCCGAGAGCGCCTCCCGCGTGCGGCGCCAAACCCGCCTTTCTCCAGGACGCGTTCCTTTCCGTCAAAGACCAAAGACCAGGCCACCCCCTGCAGCAGAACAGCCTCTTGAGGCAGCCGCCGCGGTTCCGGACAGAGAGCGCCCCCGAGCCCCCGGCGGAGGCCGCGCGCTCCCCCCCGCGCCCCGTCCCCCGGCCGGGCGGGAGCTCCGCCTCTGCCGATTCAGCGTCACCTGCCAGCCCGCGGCGCCAGGAGCTGAGTCCCCAAGAGGCCGAGGCCGAGCAGGCAGATGTGTCCGACAGCAGGGAAGCCGTGGTGCTGAGGGAGAAGCCCCCGTCGGGCCGCGCGGCGCCGCAGCCCCTCAGGCACCAGTCCTACATCCTGGCGGTGAACGACCCCGAGCCCGCGCCGGCCGCCACCTGCTGGCTGCCCAACGACGCGCGCCGCGAGGTGCACATCaggaggctggaggagaggaaggCCGCGGGCGCGGGGCCCCCCGGCGACTCGCTGGCCGCCATCCCCTTCATAG ATGAGCCAACTAGCCCTAGCATTGATCGTGACATCGCACACATCTCTGCTTCTGCCGTAatctcagcctcttcctctcaagTGCCCTCTGGGGCCACAGCTCCTCCCAGCCTCACCACCTCCGCCCCGTTAATCCGGCGTCAGCTCTCACACAACCATG AATCCGTGGGGCCTCCCGGCCTGGACGCCCAGCTCAGCGCAAAGACAGAAAGATCAAAATCGTATGACGAGGGGTTGGACGATTACAGAGAAGACGCAAAATT GTCCTTTAAGCATGTATCTAGCCTGAAGGGAATCAAG CTCACAGACAGCCAGAAGTCGTCAGAAGGCTCGGGGTCCAGAAAGGGCTCCTCGTCCGAGGTGTTCAGCGATGCTGCCAAGGAAGGATGGCTCCATTTCCGACCACTGGTCACGGACAAGGGCAAG CGAGTCGGGGGTAGCATCCGGCCGTGGAAGCAGATGTACGTTGTCCTTCGGGGCCACTCGCTTTACCTGTACAAGGATAAGAGAGAACAGACGCCTCCATCTGAAGAAGAGCAGCCCATCAGCGTCAACGCGTGCCTGATAGACATCTCGTACAGCGAGACCAAAAGGAAGCACGTGTTCCGGCTCACCACACCCGACTGTGAGTGCCTGTTTCAAGCCGAAGACAGAGACGATATGTTGGCGTGGATCAAGACCATTCAGGAGAGCAGCAACCTAAACGAAGAG GACACGGGAGTGACCAACAGGGATCTCATCAGTCGAAGAATCAAAGAATACAACAGTCTGATGAG CAGCAAAGCAGAACAGTTGTCAAGAACACCTAGGCAGAGCCTCAGCATCCGGCAGACACTGCTCGGGACTAAGGCGGAGCCGAAGACTCAGAGTCCGCACTCCCCCAAGGAAGAGTCGGAAAGGAAGCTCCTGAGTAAAG ACGACACCAGTCCCCCAAAGGACAAAGGCACGTGGCGAAAAGGCATCCCCAGCCTCGTGAGGAAGACGTTCGAGAAGAAGCCTGCGGCCACGGGCACGTTCGGTGTGAGGCTGGACGACTGCCCGCCAGCCCACACGAATCGG TATATTCCATTAATAGTTGACATATGTTGCAAATTAGTTGAAGAAAGAGGTCTTGAATATACAGGTATTTATAGAGTCCCTGGAAATAACGCCGCCATCTCAAGCATGCAGGAGGAACTCAACAAGGGAATGGCCGATATTGATACACAAGATGAT AAATGGCGAGACTTGAATGTCATAAGCAGTTTACTAAAATCCTTCTTCAGAAAACTGCCTGAACCTCTCTTCACAAATG ATAAATATGCCGACTTCATTGAAGCCAATCGTAAGGAAGACCCTCTGGAGCGcctgaaaacattaaaaagactA ATTCATGATTTGCCTGAACATCATTATGAAACACTTAAGTTTCTTTCGGCTCATCTAAAGACAGTGgcagaaaactcagaaaaaaataag ATGGAACCAAGAAATCTAGCAATCGTGTTTGGTCCGACCCTGGTGAGGACATCCGAAGATAACATGACCCACATGGTCACCCACATGCCTGACCAGTACAAAATTGTGGAGACACTCATCCAGCAC catGACTGGTTTTTCACAGAAGAAGGTGCCGAAGAGCCTCTT ACCACGGTCCAGGAGGAAAGCACAGTAGACTCCCAGCCAGTGCCCAACATAGATCATTTACTCACTAACATTGGAAGGACAGGATCGTCCCCTGGAGAAGTATCAG ATTCAGCTACTAGCGACTCAACAAAATCTAAG GGTTCTTGGGGATCCGGGAAGGACCAGTATAGCAGGGAGTTGCTTGTCTCCTCCATCTTTGCAGCCGCTAGTCGtaagaggaaaaagacaaaagacaaagcGCAGCCCAGCAGCTCAGAGGACGAACTGGACAATGTATTTTTCAAGAAAGACAGCGGGGAGCAAGATCACAGCCGCGTTAAAGAAGAGTCCAAGAGAGAGAGCGAGGCGTCGGGCCGGAAGCAGAGGCTCATCGTGGTGAAAGAGCACGGCACTCAGCAGCACCCCAGCGAGGCCAGAGACAAAGGGAAGGGGTCCCTCGGGAAAGAGAGCCCGCCGTCCGGAGCGCCCTCGCCCCCGCACTGCTCAGAAGCCAGCAAGTCGCCGCCTCCCTGCGGCCGCCCGCCCGAACTGAACGAGGGCCCCCGGCTGCCCGCGGCCAGGAAGACCTCGCCCTCCGAGGAGACGGCGTCGGACTGCGGCTCTCTGCGCAGCGCCTCCTCCCTGGCTTCCCTGGCCCGGTTTTCCACCAAGAAGTCAACCAGTCCAGAACCGACACACGGCGAGCTCTCGGCCACCATCGGCACCGTGGCCTCGGACTGCGCAGCGCCGTCGTCCACGGCCTACCTGGCCGGGCTCGAGGCCAGTCGGCGCAGCCCCGAGGTGCAGTCGGTGGCAGAGAGCAAGGGGGACGAAGCGGACGACGAGCGGAGCGAGCTGGTCAGTGAGGGGCGGCCGGTGGAGACCGACAGCGAGAACGAGTTCCCTGTGTTTCCCACAGCTCTGACCTCCGAGAGGCTCTTCCGAGGGaaacccccagaagccaccaagACCAGCCGGAGGAATTCCGAAGGCAGCGAGGTCAGCTGCTCCGAGGGGAGCCTAACGCCAAGCTTGGACAGCCGGAGACAGCCCTTCAGCTCACACAAGCTGATCGAGTGTGACACGCTGTCCAGGAGGAAGTCTTCCAGGTTCAAGTCGGACAGCGGCGGCCTGGGCGAGGCCAAGGCTGAGAGAGAAACGCCTTCCTTGGCGAAAGTGTTCGACGTCATGAAGAAAGGGAAGTCCACCGGGAGCCTGCTCGCCGCCAGGGGTGAACTGGACAGACAGGAGCCCACCTGGAAAATGAAACTAGCGGATCGCTTAAAGCTGCGGCCCAGGGCCCCCGCGGACGATATGTTTGGGATAGGAAGCCAGAAGCCTGCCGTCGAGACCGCCAAGAGGAAAAGCATCAAACGGAGACACACGCTCGGGGGGCACAGGGACGCTGCCGACATGAGCGTCCTGACTTTCTGGAAGGTGCACGagcaggccggggagagggaggCGGAGCTCTCCGCTGTGAGCCGGCTGAAGCCCAAGTGCTGCGCCCAGGACCTGTCCATCTCGGACTGGCTGGCGAGGGAGCGCCTCCGCTGCGGCCCCAGCGACCCCCACAGAGGAGAGACCAGAGACCCCCGGGCCGAGGGCACTGGCTCGTCGGAAGGAGCGGGGGCAGACGCCGCTCTGCCCTTCCCGCCCGGCGCCCTGGCTTCCTCGAGCAGACCCCTCCTCTCCGTGCCACCGCCGTCACCGGACCAGATAAATGGAGAAAGCTTCCAGGACACGAGCCACAATGCCAGTGCTGCAGGCGGTGCCCGACCTCATCAGCTGCCCGAAACCCCAGACAAGAAAGCACAGTTGCATCCCTGCCTTTAA